A section of the Etheostoma cragini isolate CJK2018 chromosome 12, CSU_Ecrag_1.0, whole genome shotgun sequence genome encodes:
- the LOC117954114 gene encoding zinc finger protein Gfi-1-like isoform X1 — translation MPRSFLVKSKRAHSYHQPRYLHDDYSGLDTFLAHECADTSCTVHQIHCSPLLSLETKSQEEFESNLEPQEDVAGGAERLSPGSRLLSPGSLSSSSPVSCGGSVCDRSSDCDFWRPPSPSSSPDSEKCSTPAAGDGQHFNVPLFPYSWTAYSGAELRHLVQGPYHRHLQGPREPHIPVSVYGAEDSGVEPLYAQRGPVAGCYQDFPSTAHQMCRIRTGDELYVDVKQKPRGAEIKSENDLICSNIDSNGSYKCIKCCKVFSTPHGLEVHVRRSHSGTRPFECEICGKTFGHAVSLDQHRAVHSQERSFSCKICGKSFKRSSTLSTHLLIHSDTRPYPCQYCGKRFHQKSDMKKHTFIHTGEKPHKCQVCGKAFSQSSNLITHSRKHTGFKPFGCDLCGKGFQRKVDLRRHKETQHGLK, via the exons atgccgAGGTCTTTCCTGGTGAAGAGTAAAAGGGCCCACAGCTACCACCAGCCCCGGTACCTGCACGATGACTACAGTGGACTGGACACTTTTCTGGCACACGAGTGCGCAG ACACCAGTTGTACAGTTCATCAGATTCATTGCTCTCCTCTGCTGTCTTTAGAGACCAAATCTCAGGAGGAGTTTGAGTCCAACTTGGAGCCGCAGGAGGACGTGGCCGGCGGCGCTGAAAGACTGTCCCCCGGGTCCAGGCTGCTGTCCCCGGGGTCACTGTCCTCCAGCTCCCCGGTGAGCTGCGGAGGCAGCGTGTGTGACAGATCCTCCGACTGTGATTTCTGGCGTCCCCCGTCTCCTTCCTCCTCGCCAG ATTCAGAGAAATGTTCCACTCCAGCAGCGGGGGACGGCCAACACTTTAATGTCCCGCTCTTTCCTTACTCCTGGACGGCGTACTCCGGCGCTGAGCTGAGGCATCTGGTTCAGGGCCCCTATCATCGCCACCTCCAAGGCCCCAGGGAGCCTCACATACCCGTCAGCGTCTACGGTGCAGAGGACAGCGGCGTCGAGCCGCTTTACGCACAGCGGGGCCCCGTGGCCGGATGCTACCAGGACTTTCCTTCAACGGCCCACCAAATGTGCAGGATACGGACTGGAGACGAGCTGTATGTGGATGTAAAACAGAAGCCCCGCGGTGCGGAGATCAAGTCTGAAAATGACCTAATTTGCTCTAACATCGACTCAAATGGATCCTATAAGTGCATTAAATGTTGCAAG GTGTTCTCCACGCCTCACGGGTTGGAGGTCCATGTTCGGCGGTCGCACAGCGGGACGCGGCCGTTTGAGTGCGAAATCTGCGGGAAAACCTTCGGACACGCAGTGAGCCTGGATCAGCACAGAGCGGTTCACTCGCAG GAAAGGAGCTTCAGCTGTAAAATCTGCGGTAAAAGCTTTAAGCGCTCCTCCACGCTGTCCACGCACCTGCTCATCCACTCGGACACGCGTCCGTACCCGTGCCAGTACTGCGGGAAGAGGTTCCACCAGAAGTCCgacatgaaaaaacacactttcatccACACAG GTGAGAAGCCGCACAAGTGTCAGGTGTGCGGGAAGGCCTTCAGCCAGAGCTCCAACCTGATCACGCacagcaggaaacacacaggcTTCAAGCCTTTCGGCTGCGACCTGTGCGGGAAAGGTTTCCAGAGGAAAGTGGACCTCCGGAGACACAAGGAGACTCAGCACGGACTCAAATGA
- the LOC117954114 gene encoding zinc finger protein Gfi-1-like isoform X2 — protein MPRSFLVKSKRAHSYHQPRYLHDDYSGLDTFLAHECAETKSQEEFESNLEPQEDVAGGAERLSPGSRLLSPGSLSSSSPVSCGGSVCDRSSDCDFWRPPSPSSSPDSEKCSTPAAGDGQHFNVPLFPYSWTAYSGAELRHLVQGPYHRHLQGPREPHIPVSVYGAEDSGVEPLYAQRGPVAGCYQDFPSTAHQMCRIRTGDELYVDVKQKPRGAEIKSENDLICSNIDSNGSYKCIKCCKVFSTPHGLEVHVRRSHSGTRPFECEICGKTFGHAVSLDQHRAVHSQERSFSCKICGKSFKRSSTLSTHLLIHSDTRPYPCQYCGKRFHQKSDMKKHTFIHTGEKPHKCQVCGKAFSQSSNLITHSRKHTGFKPFGCDLCGKGFQRKVDLRRHKETQHGLK, from the exons atgccgAGGTCTTTCCTGGTGAAGAGTAAAAGGGCCCACAGCTACCACCAGCCCCGGTACCTGCACGATGACTACAGTGGACTGGACACTTTTCTGGCACACGAGTGCGCAG AGACCAAATCTCAGGAGGAGTTTGAGTCCAACTTGGAGCCGCAGGAGGACGTGGCCGGCGGCGCTGAAAGACTGTCCCCCGGGTCCAGGCTGCTGTCCCCGGGGTCACTGTCCTCCAGCTCCCCGGTGAGCTGCGGAGGCAGCGTGTGTGACAGATCCTCCGACTGTGATTTCTGGCGTCCCCCGTCTCCTTCCTCCTCGCCAG ATTCAGAGAAATGTTCCACTCCAGCAGCGGGGGACGGCCAACACTTTAATGTCCCGCTCTTTCCTTACTCCTGGACGGCGTACTCCGGCGCTGAGCTGAGGCATCTGGTTCAGGGCCCCTATCATCGCCACCTCCAAGGCCCCAGGGAGCCTCACATACCCGTCAGCGTCTACGGTGCAGAGGACAGCGGCGTCGAGCCGCTTTACGCACAGCGGGGCCCCGTGGCCGGATGCTACCAGGACTTTCCTTCAACGGCCCACCAAATGTGCAGGATACGGACTGGAGACGAGCTGTATGTGGATGTAAAACAGAAGCCCCGCGGTGCGGAGATCAAGTCTGAAAATGACCTAATTTGCTCTAACATCGACTCAAATGGATCCTATAAGTGCATTAAATGTTGCAAG GTGTTCTCCACGCCTCACGGGTTGGAGGTCCATGTTCGGCGGTCGCACAGCGGGACGCGGCCGTTTGAGTGCGAAATCTGCGGGAAAACCTTCGGACACGCAGTGAGCCTGGATCAGCACAGAGCGGTTCACTCGCAG GAAAGGAGCTTCAGCTGTAAAATCTGCGGTAAAAGCTTTAAGCGCTCCTCCACGCTGTCCACGCACCTGCTCATCCACTCGGACACGCGTCCGTACCCGTGCCAGTACTGCGGGAAGAGGTTCCACCAGAAGTCCgacatgaaaaaacacactttcatccACACAG GTGAGAAGCCGCACAAGTGTCAGGTGTGCGGGAAGGCCTTCAGCCAGAGCTCCAACCTGATCACGCacagcaggaaacacacaggcTTCAAGCCTTTCGGCTGCGACCTGTGCGGGAAAGGTTTCCAGAGGAAAGTGGACCTCCGGAGACACAAGGAGACTCAGCACGGACTCAAATGA